Proteins encoded by one window of Superficieibacter sp. HKU1:
- a CDS encoding site-specific integrase, whose translation MGKLTDIQIRTWIRNNEYFAGRSDGNGLYICFPKTYSAPFWRFRYKMAGKARVMLIGYYSSISLAKAREIAKELSARVALGHDVAGEKQERKAEALKKMEEEKHALRVSELAAEYFERQILNRWKHPDILRRRIDKDINPAIGNHRIEDVKPWHIDDMLQKIVRRGAPTVANDVLRWTRRIFDYGIKRHMLESNPTSAFEISDAGGQEQSRERWLSREELMKLFQAMPMTKGFSRQNELTMKLLLVFCCRKMELCGARWEEFDLDEAVWHLPAERVKNGDAIDIPIPAPALEWLKELHQMSCNSQWVLPARKMQHRMIPHIQESTLPVALSKVKSNLPDMPNFTIHDFRRTARSHLAALGVDPVVAERCLNHRIKGVEGIYNRYQYFDERRQALELWADLLVSLERGEGYNVMPLRKA comes from the coding sequence ATGGGAAAACTGACAGACATACAAATCCGTACATGGATTAGAAACAATGAGTACTTTGCGGGTCGCTCTGACGGGAATGGGTTATACATCTGTTTTCCAAAGACTTATAGCGCCCCATTCTGGCGATTTCGCTACAAAATGGCGGGCAAAGCCAGAGTTATGCTGATTGGCTATTACTCCAGCATTTCGCTCGCGAAAGCGCGGGAAATTGCTAAAGAACTTTCTGCCCGTGTCGCTCTGGGACATGACGTAGCGGGAGAGAAGCAGGAACGTAAGGCTGAAGCGCTGAAGAAGATGGAGGAGGAGAAACATGCACTCCGCGTTTCAGAACTGGCGGCAGAATACTTTGAACGTCAGATCCTCAATCGGTGGAAGCACCCTGACATTCTACGCCGCCGCATAGACAAAGACATCAACCCCGCAATCGGGAATCACAGAATCGAAGATGTTAAACCCTGGCATATCGACGATATGCTACAAAAAATCGTCCGACGTGGCGCTCCTACAGTTGCCAATGACGTGCTTCGCTGGACCCGCCGTATTTTTGATTACGGTATCAAGCGACATATGCTTGAAAGCAATCCTACTAGTGCTTTTGAAATCTCAGATGCTGGCGGACAGGAGCAAAGCAGAGAACGCTGGCTCAGCCGTGAAGAGTTGATGAAGCTCTTCCAGGCTATGCCCATGACAAAAGGCTTCTCACGTCAAAACGAGTTGACAATGAAACTTCTGCTGGTGTTCTGCTGCCGTAAGATGGAGCTTTGTGGAGCTCGATGGGAGGAGTTCGATCTTGATGAAGCGGTCTGGCACTTACCCGCTGAACGAGTGAAGAATGGTGATGCGATCGATATCCCTATCCCTGCACCAGCGCTTGAATGGTTGAAAGAACTGCATCAGATGTCCTGCAATAGCCAGTGGGTTCTTCCAGCAAGAAAGATGCAGCACCGCATGATCCCCCATATTCAAGAAAGCACACTGCCTGTTGCGCTGAGCAAGGTAAAGAGCAATCTACCTGATATGCCTAATTTCACTATTCATGATTTTCGACGTACCGCGCGTTCACATCTGGCGGCATTAGGGGTTGATCCGGTAGTTGCAGAGCGCTGTTTGAACCACAGAATCAAAGGCGTTGAAGGGATTTATAACCGTTATCAGTATTTTGATGAGAGGAGGCAAGCCCTTGAGCTTTGGGCTGACTTGCTCGTATCTCTGGAAAGAGGTGAAGGCTATAACGTGATGCCACTTAGAAAGGCTTAG
- a CDS encoding YicC/YloC family endoribonuclease, whose amino-acid sequence MIRSMTAYARREIKGEWGSATWEMRSVNQRYLETWFRLPEQFRSLEPVVRERIRTRLTRGKVECSLRFEPDASAQGELILNEKLAKQLVASANWVKMQSDEGEINPVDILRWPGVMAAQEQDLDAIASEILAALDSTLDDFIVARETEGQALKGLIEQRLDGVSAEVAKVRAHMPEILQWQRERLVAKLEDAQVQLENNRLEQELVLMAQRIDVAEELDRLEAHVKETWNILKKKEAVGRRLDFMMQEFNRESNTLASKSINAEVTNSAIELKVLIEQMREQIQNIE is encoded by the coding sequence ATGATCCGCAGTATGACCGCTTATGCCCGCCGTGAAATCAAGGGCGAATGGGGCAGCGCCACCTGGGAAATGCGCTCGGTAAACCAGCGTTATCTGGAAACCTGGTTTCGTCTGCCGGAGCAGTTTCGTAGCCTTGAACCGGTCGTACGCGAGCGTATTCGCACCCGTCTGACGCGCGGTAAAGTCGAGTGCAGTCTGCGCTTCGAACCGGACGCCAGCGCGCAAGGAGAGCTGATCCTCAACGAAAAACTGGCAAAACAGCTGGTAGCATCAGCGAACTGGGTCAAAATGCAGAGCGATGAAGGTGAAATCAATCCGGTAGATATCCTGCGCTGGCCGGGCGTGATGGCGGCTCAGGAGCAGGATCTGGATGCGATCGCCAGTGAAATCCTCGCCGCGCTGGATAGCACGCTGGATGACTTTATCGTTGCCCGCGAAACCGAAGGTCAGGCGCTGAAAGGCTTAATCGAACAGCGGCTGGATGGCGTCAGCGCCGAAGTCGCTAAAGTGCGCGCCCATATGCCGGAGATTTTACAGTGGCAGCGCGAGCGTCTGGTCGCCAAACTGGAAGATGCGCAGGTTCAGCTGGAAAATAACCGTCTTGAGCAGGAGCTGGTGCTGATGGCGCAGCGCATCGACGTGGCAGAAGAGCTTGATCGCCTAGAAGCACATGTCAAAGAAACCTGGAACATCCTGAAGAAAAAAGAAGCCGTCGGTCGCCGCCTGGATTTTATGATGCAGGAGTTCAACCGTGAATCGAATACGCTGGCCTCAAAGTCAATCAATGCTGAGGTGACCAACTCTGCGATTGAATTGAAAGTGTTGATTGAGCAGATGCGGGAACAGATTCAGAATATCGAGTAA
- a CDS encoding AAA family ATPase yields the protein MDIEISHCNNIDCARITLSENKLNIKFAPNGTGKSTISRAILYSAVGDTENLNALLPFKLRSSNPSGFQPSVSGAENIHDVMCFDEKYVAQFTFQPNELVSNSFDIFIKTEAYSQTEGEIEAMVMAIRQEFTANDELDLFITHLQELSGAFKLSNRGLSRASTGMRGLAGGNKLQHIPAGLELYQPFIQSLRNVEWIEWQTKGYENFSGLSEGCCPFCTGDSHDKTEQIRRVSDEYDKAVIKNLVVIINVLSELGGYFSDAAKALLTEITTLQGGLEQHHEDYLLSIKRQTDNLLTLLNTLKNLNSFSFSDASNVRASLAACRLDLQFFPDLRSNQTQRIVDRLNTSLDVLMTHAGQLQGKINIQRAGMQRLISKHKTDINTFLAYAGYRYQVDISGDGAECRLKLRHLDHDDHLRGGSQHLSYGERNAFAIVLFMYECLARRPDLIVLDDPISSFDKNKKFAILEMLFRRDTGECLKSLTVLMLTHDVEPIIDTLKSVRQMFNNQVMASYLRYSTGTITEIPIRDSDIMTFAQICKTVTESNCDDLIKLIYLRRHYEILDDRGDAYQVLSNLFHGRASPIDSREPKEEGTGYPPMAANKLQTGCDEITQRIPNFNYAYMLGLLSTPAYIMALYQNCRTGYEKLQVFRLLEPEVNNRVIRKFVNETYHIENEFICQLDPARFDLIPEYVILECDRLLIPTQSANDQIGQEVV from the coding sequence ATGGATATTGAAATCAGCCATTGTAACAATATTGATTGTGCCCGTATCACACTTTCAGAAAACAAACTGAACATTAAATTTGCTCCGAACGGTACTGGCAAGAGCACCATCTCTCGCGCAATACTGTACAGCGCTGTTGGCGATACTGAGAACCTGAACGCCCTCCTTCCCTTTAAGCTTCGCTCGTCGAATCCCTCAGGTTTCCAACCGAGCGTGAGCGGCGCGGAAAATATTCACGACGTTATGTGCTTTGATGAAAAATACGTTGCGCAATTTACCTTTCAACCAAACGAGCTTGTCAGTAACAGTTTTGACATTTTTATCAAAACTGAGGCTTATAGTCAGACCGAAGGTGAAATTGAGGCTATGGTCATGGCCATACGGCAGGAGTTTACAGCTAACGACGAGCTAGATCTTTTCATTACTCATCTACAGGAACTCAGCGGGGCGTTTAAGCTCAGCAACAGAGGGTTATCCAGAGCCTCAACGGGGATGAGGGGGCTGGCCGGCGGCAATAAGCTACAGCATATCCCCGCTGGACTCGAACTCTACCAGCCATTTATACAAAGCCTACGCAACGTAGAGTGGATCGAATGGCAGACTAAGGGATATGAAAATTTCTCTGGACTGTCAGAAGGTTGCTGCCCTTTCTGCACAGGTGATTCTCACGATAAAACCGAGCAGATTCGCAGAGTCAGTGATGAGTATGACAAGGCCGTAATCAAAAACCTCGTAGTCATCATTAATGTGCTTAGCGAACTGGGGGGCTACTTTTCCGACGCAGCGAAGGCACTGCTGACGGAAATTACGACGCTACAGGGAGGCTTGGAACAGCACCACGAAGATTATCTCCTTTCAATCAAGCGGCAAACCGACAATCTACTTACACTGCTGAATACATTAAAAAACCTTAATAGTTTTTCGTTCAGTGATGCAAGTAATGTGCGTGCGTCTCTGGCGGCCTGCCGGTTGGATCTGCAATTCTTTCCTGACTTACGGTCGAATCAAACCCAACGAATAGTTGACCGGCTCAACACTTCACTAGATGTACTCATGACACATGCAGGCCAGCTTCAAGGAAAAATTAATATACAGCGTGCTGGTATGCAACGACTAATCTCTAAGCACAAGACAGATATCAATACATTCCTAGCATATGCAGGCTACCGATATCAGGTCGATATTTCCGGCGATGGTGCAGAATGTCGACTCAAACTGCGGCATTTGGATCACGATGACCATCTCAGAGGAGGAAGTCAGCATCTCAGTTACGGTGAACGTAATGCATTTGCTATTGTCCTCTTTATGTACGAATGTCTTGCCCGCAGACCCGATTTAATAGTCCTGGACGATCCCATTTCCTCATTCGACAAGAACAAAAAATTTGCCATTCTTGAAATGCTATTCCGTCGTGATACAGGAGAGTGCCTGAAAAGCCTGACAGTACTAATGTTGACACACGATGTTGAACCCATCATTGATACACTCAAATCAGTTAGACAGATGTTTAATAATCAGGTCATGGCATCATATCTCCGCTATAGTACAGGAACTATAACGGAGATACCAATTCGCGATAGCGATATAATGACATTTGCACAAATATGCAAGACAGTGACTGAGTCAAATTGTGACGATCTAATTAAGCTGATCTACCTACGCCGACATTACGAAATTCTGGACGATCGCGGAGATGCTTATCAGGTGCTCTCAAACCTTTTTCACGGCCGAGCTTCACCCATTGATTCGCGCGAGCCGAAAGAGGAAGGTACAGGTTATCCTCCTATGGCTGCTAATAAGTTGCAAACAGGGTGCGACGAGATCACTCAGCGTATTCCTAATTTTAACTACGCTTACATGCTAGGCCTTCTATCTACTCCAGCGTACATTATGGCTCTCTACCAAAATTGTAGAACTGGGTATGAGAAACTGCAGGTATTCAGGTTGTTAGAGCCAGAAGTGAATAATCGAGTAATTCGCAAGTTTGTGAATGAAACGTATCATATTGAAAATGAATTTATCTGCCAACTCGATCCGGCTCGATTCGATCTGATCCCTGAATACGTCATCTTAGAATGTGACAGGCTTCTTATCCCGACTCAATCAGCCAATGATCAGATAGGGCAGGAGGTCGTATAA
- the rph gene encoding ribonuclease PH, protein MRPAGRSVNQVRPVTLTRNYTKHAEGSVLVEFGDTKVLCTASIDEGVPRFLKGQGQGWITAEYGMLPRSTHTRNAREAAKGKQGGRTMEIQRLIARALRAAVDLKALGEFTITLDCDVIQADGGTRTASITGACVALADALNKLVAAGKLKTNPLKGMVAAVSVGIVNGEAVCDLEYVEDSAAETDMNVVMTEDGRIIEVQGTAEGEPFTHEELLTLLTLARGGIESIVATQKAALEN, encoded by the coding sequence ATGCGTCCAGCAGGTCGTAGCGTCAATCAGGTGCGTCCCGTCACCCTGACCCGTAATTACACAAAACACGCAGAAGGCTCCGTGCTGGTCGAATTCGGTGATACCAAAGTGCTGTGCACCGCGTCCATTGATGAAGGTGTGCCGCGCTTCCTGAAAGGTCAGGGCCAGGGCTGGATCACCGCCGAGTATGGCATGCTGCCGCGTTCGACCCATACCCGTAACGCCCGCGAAGCGGCGAAGGGTAAACAGGGCGGCCGCACCATGGAAATTCAGCGTCTTATCGCACGCGCGCTTCGTGCGGCGGTGGATTTAAAAGCGCTTGGTGAATTCACCATTACCCTCGACTGCGACGTGATTCAGGCCGATGGCGGCACGCGGACGGCGTCAATTACCGGTGCCTGCGTGGCGCTGGCCGATGCGCTGAACAAACTGGTCGCGGCAGGCAAGCTGAAAACCAACCCGCTGAAAGGGATGGTAGCTGCGGTCTCCGTGGGTATCGTCAATGGTGAAGCGGTCTGCGATCTGGAATACGTTGAAGATTCCGCCGCCGAAACCGATATGAACGTGGTGATGACCGAAGACGGTCGCATTATTGAAGTACAGGGGACGGCAGAAGGCGAACCGTTCACTCACGAAGAGCTTCTCACCCTGCTGACGCTGGCCCGGGGGGGAATAGAATCCATTGTCGCCACGCAGAAGGCGGCGTTAGAAAATTGA